A single genomic interval of Bradyrhizobium japonicum USDA 6 harbors:
- a CDS encoding MarR family winged helix-turn-helix transcriptional regulator, which yields MTASAARTEPRPSPRKRAGNGAARPNDADEIGLDALVGHAGYAVRRFQIWIFQDFIKTLGEVDIKPTQYSVLTVIGANPGLSQMAVAKRLGIERARLVHLLDSLEQRKLVKRVKSKADRRSHALHLTAPGETALAKFKRLAAEHERHVVEKIGKENRERLLQILAGFT from the coding sequence GTGACAGCCAGCGCAGCCCGAACTGAGCCCCGCCCCTCCCCACGCAAACGTGCCGGCAATGGCGCGGCGCGGCCGAACGACGCGGACGAGATCGGCCTCGACGCACTGGTCGGGCACGCCGGTTATGCGGTGCGTCGCTTCCAGATCTGGATCTTTCAGGACTTCATCAAGACGCTCGGCGAGGTCGACATCAAGCCGACGCAGTATTCCGTGCTGACGGTCATCGGCGCCAATCCGGGCCTGTCGCAGATGGCGGTGGCGAAGCGTCTCGGCATCGAGCGCGCCCGGCTGGTGCATCTGCTCGACAGCCTCGAACAGCGCAAGCTGGTGAAGCGGGTCAAGTCGAAGGCCGACCGCCGCTCCCACGCGCTGCACCTCACCGCACCGGGTGAGACGGCGCTGGCAAAGTTCAAGCGCCTCGCCGCCGAGCACGAGCGGCATGTCGTGGAGAAGATCGGCAAGGAGAACCGGGAGCGGCTGCTCCAGATCCTCGCCGGCTTCACCTGA
- a CDS encoding feruloyl-CoA synthase: protein MTTAARGDASSLFATPKTVAEHRADGSIVLRSPEPLRDSARCIGDWLEHFARQTPDTIFLAERDSADTPWATMTYAGALRRVRAAASWILAQQLSAERPVVILSDNSIDHALLALAAQHVGVPSAAISPAYSLMSKDFDKLKSMIALLEPGAIYVSATKPFAAALAAIKPLHKAQIISGNAGDADALAFRDIAATPETGDVAKAFAAVTPDTIAKFLFTSGSTGTPKAVINTQRMLTSSQQAKAQTWTFLEPGRGDLVILDWLPWSHTFGANHNFNLVLRNGGALYIDGGKPAPGLFATSLANLKNVMPTVYFNVPRGFDMLIAALRGDEELRRRFFGEVKFAFYAGAALPQNLWDALEQLSVETVGRPLPMVSAWGSTETSPLATDCHFLAERSGNIGVPIPGTELKLVTSGDKLEVRVRGPNVTPGYWKAPELTRQAFDDEGFYLIGDAVKLADAERPERGLFFDGRVAEDFKLNSGTWVSVGTLRVAGIAALAPLAQDIVVTGHGGDEVRFLVFPNMAACRAHAGLSEAASVNDVVAHDKVRAAIAQGLAKLKQQGTNSSGHATRALLLAEPPSVDGGEITDKGYINQRAVLTRRADAVARVNDDASGEWIGL, encoded by the coding sequence ATGACAACCGCCGCACGCGGTGACGCTTCGAGCCTGTTCGCAACGCCCAAGACCGTCGCCGAGCATCGCGCCGACGGCAGCATCGTGCTGCGCTCGCCAGAACCCTTGCGCGACAGCGCGCGCTGCATCGGCGACTGGCTGGAGCATTTTGCGCGGCAGACGCCTGACACGATCTTCCTCGCCGAGCGTGACAGCGCCGACACGCCCTGGGCCACCATGACCTATGCGGGCGCCCTGCGGCGGGTACGCGCTGCGGCGAGCTGGATTTTGGCGCAACAGCTCAGCGCCGAGCGTCCCGTCGTCATCCTCTCCGACAACAGCATCGACCATGCGCTGCTTGCACTTGCGGCCCAGCATGTCGGCGTGCCCTCGGCCGCGATCTCGCCGGCCTATTCGCTGATGTCGAAAGATTTCGACAAGCTCAAGAGCATGATCGCGCTGCTGGAGCCCGGCGCGATCTACGTCTCCGCGACCAAGCCATTCGCTGCCGCGCTCGCGGCGATCAAGCCGCTGCACAAGGCGCAGATCATCAGTGGCAATGCCGGCGATGCCGATGCGCTGGCCTTCCGTGACATCGCGGCGACGCCCGAAACGGGCGACGTCGCAAAAGCCTTCGCCGCGGTGACGCCGGATACAATCGCAAAATTCCTGTTCACCTCGGGCTCGACCGGCACCCCGAAAGCCGTCATCAATACGCAGCGCATGCTGACCTCGAGCCAGCAGGCCAAGGCGCAGACCTGGACGTTTCTCGAACCGGGCCGCGGCGATCTCGTCATTCTCGATTGGCTCCCCTGGAGCCATACGTTCGGCGCCAACCACAATTTCAATCTCGTGCTGCGCAACGGCGGGGCTCTCTATATCGACGGCGGCAAGCCCGCGCCCGGTCTCTTCGCGACGTCACTCGCCAATCTGAAAAACGTGATGCCGACGGTCTATTTCAACGTGCCGCGCGGCTTCGACATGCTGATCGCAGCGCTGCGCGGCGACGAGGAGCTGCGCCGCCGCTTCTTCGGCGAGGTGAAATTCGCCTTCTATGCCGGCGCTGCGTTGCCGCAGAATCTCTGGGACGCGCTCGAGCAGCTTTCGGTGGAGACTGTTGGTCGTCCGCTGCCGATGGTGTCGGCCTGGGGCTCGACCGAGACGTCGCCGCTGGCGACCGACTGTCATTTCCTCGCGGAGCGCTCGGGCAATATCGGCGTGCCCATTCCCGGCACCGAGCTGAAGCTCGTCACGTCAGGGGACAAGCTGGAGGTGCGCGTGCGCGGCCCCAATGTCACGCCGGGTTACTGGAAGGCGCCGGAGCTGACCAGGCAGGCGTTCGACGACGAAGGCTTCTATCTGATCGGCGATGCCGTGAAGCTTGCCGATGCGGAACGGCCTGAGCGCGGGTTGTTCTTCGACGGCCGCGTCGCGGAGGACTTCAAGCTCAACTCCGGCACCTGGGTCAGCGTCGGTACGCTGCGCGTCGCGGGCATCGCGGCGCTCGCACCGCTGGCGCAGGACATCGTCGTCACCGGCCATGGCGGCGACGAGGTGCGGTTCCTGGTGTTCCCGAACATGGCGGCGTGTCGTGCCCATGCTGGTTTATCCGAGGCGGCAAGCGTGAACGATGTGGTGGCACACGACAAGGTGCGGGCCGCCATCGCCCAAGGTCTCGCAAAACTGAAGCAGCAGGGCACCAACTCCTCCGGCCACGCCACGCGCGCGCTGCTGCTCGCCGAGCCGCCGTCAGTGGACGGCGGCGAGATCACCGACAAGGGTTACATCAACCAGCGCGCCGTGCTGACGCGGCGTGCCGATGCGGTGGCGCGGGTGAACGATGATGCGTCGGGTGAGTGGATCGGTCTGTAG
- a CDS encoding MarR family winged helix-turn-helix transcriptional regulator — MPPSSTRARQRPAPAETGPTLDLDRYVPAFVTFIANKLSNSATAFYQREFGVNVTEWRIMSLLAIEPGIPASRICHVIGFDKGPVSRTLAGLEKRGLVSIRTDPNDGRTHSISLTAKGRATHDKVIVAAFERERRLLSCLSKDEREVLIDLLRRLHENLGAVTGSSTS; from the coding sequence ATGCCGCCGTCTTCGACCAGAGCCCGCCAAAGGCCCGCACCCGCCGAAACCGGGCCGACGCTCGATCTCGACCGTTACGTCCCGGCTTTCGTCACCTTCATCGCCAACAAGCTCTCGAACAGCGCCACCGCGTTCTACCAGCGCGAGTTTGGCGTCAACGTCACGGAATGGCGGATCATGTCGCTGCTGGCGATCGAGCCCGGCATTCCGGCCTCGCGGATCTGCCACGTCATCGGTTTTGACAAGGGGCCGGTGAGCCGGACGCTTGCCGGCCTCGAGAAGCGCGGGCTGGTCTCGATTCGCACCGACCCGAACGACGGCCGCACCCATTCGATCTCGCTGACGGCGAAGGGCCGCGCCACCCATGACAAGGTGATCGTCGCGGCGTTCGAGCGCGAGCGGCGGCTGTTGTCCTGCCTGAGCAAGGACGAGCGCGAGGTGCTGATCGATCTGCTGCGCCGGCTGCACGAAAATCTCGGCGCAGTGACCGGCAGCAGCACCAGTTGA